One stretch of Podospora bellae-mahoneyi strain CBS 112042 chromosome 2, whole genome shotgun sequence DNA includes these proteins:
- a CDS encoding hypothetical protein (EggNog:ENOG503PBJ6; COG:S), whose protein sequence is MTEEKAASPAPEAATKAQSPPPAAASSPTPEPAQPEPAHIQADDEEPDDTDADSSWGEDAVSSTASISSSILDYRKENGRTYHAYRDGKYLIPNDEQENERLDFQHHLWYLTLDGRLGFAPPAHPEAKFAGRVLDVGTGTGIWAIDFGDEHPDAHVIGVDLSPIQPSFTPPNVHFQIDDLEDEWTFSQPFDYIHVRAMSGSIKNWSAFLERCIENLKPGGWLEVQEPGRPIADDDTFPPDCALAKATALFAEGLAAAGSPLLDVFTLKDLFNGAGFVSYDEKRAYWPSNPWPKDKKLKEIAMWSNTNLSAGVEGFLMAVATRFLGWSLPEVTVLSAQARADLNDRRIHAYWPVISAFAQKPE, encoded by the exons ATGACCGAGGAAAAGGCAGCATCTCCAGCCCCCGAGGCGGCCACCAAGGCTCAATCACCGCCACCTGCCGCTGCTtcgtcaccaaccccagAACCAGCCCAGCCAGAGCCTGCCCATATTCAAGCTGACGATGAGGAGCCTGATGACACTGATGCGGACTCGTCGTGGGGAGAG GACGCCGTCTCCTCGACTGCTAGCATCTCTAGTTCCATCTTGGACTACAGAAAAGAGAACGGGCGCACTTATCACGCCTATAGAGACGGAA AGTACCTGATCCCCAATGATGAACAAGAAAACGAGCGTCTTGAttttcaacaccatcttTGGTATCTGACTCTCGATGGTCGGTTGGGATTCGCTCCTCCCGCTCATCCTGAAGCCAAATTTGCTGGTCGGGTTCTCGATGTTGGCACTGGTACAGGTATCTGGGCTATTGATTTTGGTGATGAGCATCCAGATGCCCATGTTATCGGCGTCGACCTCTCACCGATTCAACCGAGCTT CACACCTCCCAATGTCCACTTTCAAATCGACGATCTGGAGGACGAATGGACCTTCTCACAGCCATTTGACTACATTCACGTTCGCGCCATGTCCGGTTCAATCAAGAACTGGTCTGCGTTTCTTGAAAGATGCATCGA AAACTTGAAGCCTGGCGGTTGGCTCGAAGTTCAAGAACCGGGCAGACCCATTGCCGACGATGACACATTCCCCCCTGACTGTGCTCTCGCCAAAGCTACCGCTCTTTTTGCTGAAGGtctcgcagcagcaggctcGCCGCTTCTTGACGTCTTCACTCTCAAGGACTTGTTTAACGGAGCGGGCTTTGTTAGTTACGATGAAAAGCGGGCTTATTGGCCCAGCAACCCTTGGCCCAAAgacaagaagctcaaggagatcgCCATGTGGTCCAACACAAACCTCTCCGCCGGCGTTGAGGGTttcttgatggcggtggcgaCACGCTTCTTGGGCTGGAGTCTGCCTGAAGTCACTGTTCTTTCTGCTCAAGCAAGAGCTGATCTCAACGACAGAAGAATCCATGCCTATTGGCCAGT CATCTCTGCATTTGCGCAAAAGCCCGAGTGA
- a CDS encoding hypothetical protein (EggNog:ENOG503NX5Z; COG:S), with amino-acid sequence MEKAEVEEKVTPFPVVNSSSSSSGSSTHDTISLASNHGDNASSPTPPDQQEYAVVSFSPNDPENPYNWSMKKKSILLLCATLTCLNSTMGSTIASANLFPLLSAEFHVPVGPQSVLPASLYLMGFCFGPIIFAPLSETYGRKPILVTGFLLFVASTAGASVAPSWWSFLLMRFLCGTFGSPPLSVFGGVIADCFGDEVQRGRMLMVWSASTFVGPLGAPVLGGFVGGILGWRWVFWIALIFAGVTLASVLAIPETLAAKILKRKAGRLNKEEPREDGRRWVAPAELSQKSVFVTLKTTLLRPLELLCGEMVVVLTSLYIGFIYSVFYMMVQIYYAIFVGVYGFSPGVSGLLFTIIGLGTIIGCFICWWCDPVTLRLSAKHPTKRAEYFRLPLACIGGPFFVISILWIGLSARSDVHWAVPFVATVPYGIAYNIMWVAMINYVADAYGIYSASALAALGTTRSVAGALLPLAIEDMLKALGIAKSCALLAGISAALAAVPLCFVAYGDKIRAASKFSAALKTEGQREEAALGRTMSHISAV; translated from the exons ATGGAGAAagcagaggtggaggaaaagGTTACGCCTTTTCCGGTGGTGAACAGCAGTAGTTCCTCTAGCGGTTCCAGCACTCATGATACCATCTCGCTGGCATCCAACCATGGCGACAAcgcctcctcaccaacaccacccgacCAGCAAGAATACGCTGTTGTGTCGTTCTCTCCTAACGACCCCGAGAACCCTTACAACTGGTCCATG aaaaagaaatcaaTCCTGCTCCTCTGCGCTACCCTCACATGCCTCAATTCAACAATGGGCTCCACGATCGCCTcggccaacctcttccccctcctctctgcTGAATTTCACGTCCCCGTCGGCCCCCAATCTGTCCTCCCTGCCTCGCTCTACCTGATGGGGTTCTGCTTCGGGCCTATCATTTTTGCGCCCTTGTCCGAAACCTACGGGAGGAAACCCATTCTTGTGACGGGTTTCTTATTGTTTGTGGCTAGCACGGCCGGGGCGTCTGTTGCGCCGAGTTGGTGGAGttttttgttgatgaggttttTGTGCGGGACTTTTGGGAGTCCGCCGTTGAGtgtgtttgggggggttATAGCTGATTGCTTTGGGGATGAGGTACAGCGGGGAaggatgttgatggtttGGAGTGCTTCTACGTTTGTGGGGCCTTTGGGGGCGCCagttttggggggttttgtgggagggattttggggtggaggtgggtttTTTG GATCGCGTTGATCTTTGCGGGAGTCACGCTGGCTTCAGTGTTGGCCATCCCTGAGACGTTGGCGGCCAAGAttttgaagaggaaggcggggaggttgaatAAGGAGGAGCcgagggaggatgggaggaggtgggtggcGCCGGCGGAGTTGAGTCAGAAGAGTGTCTTTGTCACTTTG AAAACAACCTTGCTGCGCCCGTTGGAGTTGCTATGTGgagagatggtggtggttctcACATCTCTTTACATCGGGTTTATTTACTCGGTGTTCTACAT GATGGTCCAGATCTATTACGCTATTTTCGTGGGCGTGTACGGATTCAGTCCTGGTGTTTCAGGGCTATTGTTTACGATCA TTGGTCTTGGAACTATCATCGGCTGCTTCATCTGCTGGTGGTGCGACCCAGTCACTCTTCGGCTCAGCGCCAAACACCCTACAAAGAGAGCAGAGTATTtccgcctccctctggcCTGCATTGGAGGCCCGTTTTTCGTCATCTCAATCCTGTGGATTGGACTGTCTGCTCGGTCCGATGTGCATTGGGCGGTCCCCTTTGTCGCAACTGTGCCTTATGGAATTGCTTACAATATCATGTGGGTAGCAATGATCAAC TACGTTGCGGATGCGTATGGTATCTACTCTGCCTCTGCCCTGGCGGCATTGGGCACCACGCGTAGTGTTGCTGGtgctctcctcccactcgcTATCGAAGATATGCTCAAGGCTTTGGGTATTGCCAAGTCTTGTGCGTTGCTTGCTGGTATCAGTGCAGCTTTGGCAGCCGTTCCATTGTGTTTTGTTGCTTATGGTGATAAGATTCGTGCTGCTAGCAAGTTTTCCGCAGCACTCAAGACTGAAGGACAGCGGGAGGAGGCAGCGTTGGGTCGGACTATGAGCCATATATCTGCTGTATAG